In one window of Pseudomonadota bacterium DNA:
- a CDS encoding nicotinate phosphoribosyltransferase encodes MKKMRSWCEPDETALLTDLYHLTTAQSFHAEKMNEVAAFELYFRSLPDKRNYLVASGISEALDYLEAIRFTDTAVNYLASLAQFSPAFLDWLAELRFTGDVYAVPEGTIVFAQEPVLQVVAPLIEAQIVKSFLVNMVHYQTLVASKAARVVTAAGGRSVIDFGMRHTHGPAAAMLAAKAGYVSGIEATSNVLAGKEYGIPVAGTMGHAYVQSHDDEGEAFREFVRLYPETTLLVDTYDTLEGVRKVASLAKTMGKEFNVRAVRLDSGDLVNLSEEARRILDEAGLEHVRIIASGNLDEYGIARIATAAAPVDAFGVGTRLGVSQDAPYLDSAYKLVEYRGEGRLKLGDLGAATLPWRKQVFRQVDGAGGWVRDVIARYDERLPGTPLLEPVMRAGERLPGAQIDLQKARARVRGQLEALPPALLALAPAVPPYEVVPSPLIVSERDRLAGRFSWTPES; translated from the coding sequence ATGAAGAAGATGCGATCCTGGTGCGAACCCGACGAAACGGCGCTGCTCACGGACCTCTACCACCTGACGACGGCGCAGTCGTTCCACGCGGAGAAGATGAACGAGGTCGCCGCGTTCGAGCTCTACTTCCGCTCCCTGCCCGACAAGCGGAACTACCTCGTCGCGAGCGGCATCAGCGAGGCGCTCGACTACCTCGAGGCGATCCGCTTCACGGACACGGCGGTGAACTACCTCGCGTCGCTCGCGCAGTTCTCTCCCGCCTTCCTCGACTGGCTCGCGGAGCTGCGGTTCACGGGCGACGTGTACGCGGTGCCCGAGGGCACGATCGTGTTCGCGCAGGAGCCGGTGCTGCAGGTCGTGGCGCCGCTCATCGAGGCGCAGATCGTCAAGAGCTTCCTCGTCAACATGGTGCACTACCAGACGCTGGTCGCCTCCAAGGCGGCGCGGGTCGTGACCGCGGCGGGCGGCCGCTCCGTGATCGACTTCGGCATGCGCCACACCCACGGCCCGGCGGCGGCGATGCTCGCGGCCAAGGCGGGCTACGTCTCCGGGATCGAGGCGACCTCGAACGTGCTCGCGGGCAAGGAGTACGGCATCCCGGTCGCGGGCACGATGGGCCACGCCTACGTCCAGAGCCACGACGACGAGGGGGAGGCGTTCCGCGAGTTCGTGAGGCTGTACCCCGAGACGACGCTGCTCGTCGACACCTACGACACGCTCGAGGGCGTGCGCAAGGTGGCCTCGCTGGCGAAGACCATGGGAAAGGAGTTCAACGTCCGCGCGGTGCGGCTCGACTCGGGCGACCTCGTGAACCTCTCGGAGGAGGCGCGGCGGATCCTCGACGAGGCCGGGCTCGAGCACGTGCGCATCATCGCCAGCGGCAACCTCGACGAGTACGGCATCGCGCGGATCGCGACCGCGGCCGCGCCGGTCGACGCGTTCGGCGTCGGGACGCGCCTCGGGGTGAGCCAGGACGCGCCGTACCTCGACTCGGCGTACAAGCTCGTCGAGTACCGCGGCGAGGGGCGCCTCAAGCTCGGCGATCTCGGCGCGGCGACGCTGCCGTGGCGCAAGCAGGTCTTCCGGCAGGTGGACGGCGCCGGCGGCTGGGTGCGCGACGTGATCGCCCGGTACGACGAGCGGCTGCCCGGCACCCCGCTCCTGGAGCCCGTGATGCGCGCGGGGGAGCGGCTGCCCGGCGCCCAGATCGATCTCCAGAAGGCCAGGGCGCGGGTGCGCGGACAGCTCGAAGCGCTGCCGCCGGCCCTGCTCGCCCTCGCGCCGGCGGTGCCGCCGTACGAGGTCGTTCCGAGCCCGCTCATCGTCTCGGAACGGGATCGGCTCGCGGGCCGATTCTCCTGGACTCCCGAGTCGTAG
- a CDS encoding ABC transporter ATP-binding protein, with protein sequence MSIAVRAEGVAKRYAGLFGRKPSHALRGIDLTVPAGTAFGLIGLNGAGKTTFIKTILGVVRPDAGEVSVLGGSPEDVKVRARIGYLAERLYLPFALTPRAWLSSVARIKRLPAKGDEIERQLERVGMIADAGRRMSGFSKGMKQRVGVAAAMLGAPALLVLDEPTDGVDPLGRAEIRRILEEEKRRGATIFLNSHLLTETERICDRIGVIADGRLVREGALTELCESRTAWRLDFAGGASPERLVAAGLVAVDGGGWRCAADGPDELDAVLGDARAAGAKLVGLRPETRDLEDVLAEAVGREAR encoded by the coding sequence ATGTCCATCGCCGTGCGCGCGGAGGGGGTCGCCAAGCGGTACGCCGGGCTGTTCGGCCGCAAGCCGAGCCACGCCCTGCGCGGGATCGATCTCACCGTTCCGGCAGGTACCGCGTTCGGGCTGATCGGCCTGAACGGCGCGGGCAAGACGACATTCATCAAGACGATTCTCGGGGTCGTGCGGCCGGACGCGGGCGAGGTCTCGGTACTCGGCGGCAGCCCGGAGGACGTGAAGGTGCGCGCGCGGATCGGCTACCTCGCGGAGCGGTTGTACCTGCCGTTCGCGCTCACTCCGCGGGCCTGGCTGTCGAGCGTCGCCCGCATCAAGCGGCTCCCGGCGAAAGGCGACGAGATCGAGAGGCAGCTCGAGCGTGTCGGCATGATCGCCGATGCCGGCCGGCGCATGAGCGGCTTCTCGAAGGGGATGAAGCAGCGCGTGGGCGTCGCGGCTGCGATGCTCGGCGCGCCCGCGCTCCTCGTGCTCGACGAGCCGACCGACGGCGTGGACCCGCTCGGCCGCGCGGAGATCCGGCGGATTCTCGAGGAGGAGAAGCGGCGCGGCGCGACGATCTTCCTCAACTCGCACCTGCTCACAGAGACCGAGCGGATCTGCGATCGGATCGGCGTGATCGCCGACGGCCGGCTCGTGCGGGAGGGCGCGCTCACGGAGCTGTGCGAGAGCCGGACCGCATGGCGCCTCGACTTCGCGGGCGGCGCCAGCCCGGAGCGGCTCGTCGCGGCGGGGCTCGTCGCCGTCGACGGCGGCGGGTGGCGGTGCGCGGCGGACGGCCCGGACGAGCTCGACGCGGTGCTCGGCGACGCCCGCGCGGCGGGTGCGAAGCTCGTCGGGCTCAGGCCCGAGACGCGGGATCTCGAGGACGTCCTCGCCGAGGCCGTCGGGAGGGAGGCGCGATGA
- a CDS encoding Hsp33 family molecular chaperone HslO — MRGDGGADRGGGAGRRLAVCERRLWTDRNLLVVTGELGALFEGKRAYDARYGISTDEIGDARALERLMAAAALAAVSLAEREAWGWTMTSSGAPHGLFCAAEPEGLVCGTARAADPDRAVAHVQRRKGDGPVVESRFVPISADPVSSVQRYFAQVEQIDTRLAVVDGGRGALVQAMPGGALAELASAPDAELVTALFSFNASERAKYLDDIAVFYECRCDENQIVEMIGRLPDDARREIWADQPEICVTCPRCGREFRVPR, encoded by the coding sequence ATGCGGGGAGACGGAGGAGCGGATCGGGGCGGCGGCGCTGGGCGCCGGCTCGCCGTGTGCGAGCGCCGACTGTGGACCGACCGGAACCTGCTCGTCGTCACCGGGGAGCTCGGCGCGCTCTTCGAGGGCAAGCGCGCCTACGACGCCCGCTACGGGATCTCGACAGACGAGATCGGGGACGCCCGTGCCCTCGAAAGGCTGATGGCGGCCGCCGCCCTCGCCGCGGTGTCGCTCGCGGAGCGCGAGGCGTGGGGCTGGACGATGACGTCGAGCGGCGCCCCTCACGGCCTTTTCTGCGCCGCCGAGCCGGAGGGGTTGGTGTGCGGAACCGCCCGCGCGGCGGATCCGGACCGCGCCGTGGCGCACGTGCAGCGCAGGAAGGGCGACGGGCCGGTCGTCGAGAGCCGTTTCGTGCCGATCTCCGCCGATCCGGTCTCGTCGGTGCAGCGGTACTTCGCGCAGGTGGAGCAGATCGACACGCGGCTCGCGGTCGTCGACGGCGGCCGCGGCGCGCTCGTGCAGGCGATGCCCGGCGGCGCGCTCGCCGAGCTCGCATCGGCGCCCGACGCCGAGCTCGTCACCGCGCTGTTCTCGTTCAATGCTTCGGAACGCGCGAAGTATCTCGATGATATCGCGGTCTTCTACGAATGTCGATGTGACGAGAACCAAATCGTCGAGATGATCGGCCGGCTCCCGGACGACGCCCGGCGCGAGATCTGGGCGGACCAGCCGGAGATCTGCGTGACCTGCCCGCGCTGCGGCAGGGAGTTCCGAGTTCCGAGATGA